CCAAAAGCGATGTCGTTTCAAGTGCGGCCGAGAGCCTGAAGGATGGACATGTGGAGGTTGTTGAAGCAGGCGTGGGTGGCTTAGCCTAACCACTGGAGCTGAAGTTTCTGAAAGAGGAAAGAACTAGTGCTGGGTTCCATGTTTCTACAATTctggatgtaatttttttgagaaTTGTAATCGCAATTATGAGGATTTCAAACTAGTTCTATATGTAATGGGGAAGATCATTTTCAGAAGACAAGTGGCTGAAAAACAAACTCATGCACGTTTAGACCAATTAACAGAAGCACAAGATGATTTACATTCTGCAGTAATGAACATTGAACATACGTTAGTGACAGTCCAACAACAGCTTCAGAGTGTGGTTGAGCAACTACAAAActataatagaaataaatccATCCTTGGGGAAGGATTGACTACAACAATGGAAAGAGGTTCAACCTCACGAATAGCTCCACAACATACTGTGGGAGGAGAAAACACAAATTTGACTAATGCAACAGGATATAACTCCATCCACAAGATGGAGTTTCCACTCTTTAATGGGGAGGATGCTAGTGCTTGGATTAGGAGGTGTACACgcaattttcaaataattcctATTCCTGAAAGTCAGACAGTGGCCTTAGCTTTTATTCATATGCAGGGCAAAGCTAAGTTATGGTACCAAGGGCATGTGGAGAAGAGAGGGGAACCTACATGATAAGAGCTAACTGTAAATGTGTTAGAGAGATTCGAGGACTTGGACTATGAAAGAGTAATAACAGAATTTAACAAACTTCATCAAGAAATCGCTGTAAATGCCTGTTTGGAGAGGTTTGAGGAGCTAGAGGCACAAATGCTGATCTTTAACAAGCAACTAGGTGAAGAGTTTTTCATGATGAAGTTCATCAGTGGCTTGAAGGAAAAGATAAAAGGTTATGTAGCCACTTTGAGACCTGCCACACTCAACCAAAGCCATTATGCTTGCAAGGAAACAAGAGTAAATTGTGgataccataaaaaaaaagacacaaCAACCATTGAAGAACAATCCACTGAGGAACCCCTACATACTTGTAAGCAAGGCCTCTGCCTACAAACCTTCTTACAAACTCGCTTACAAGGCCAGAAATGAAAATAGCCAACCTAGAAGGTTTCTCAATGAAGCTGAAATGAGATCAAGAAGGGAGAGAAACTTATACTATAATTGTGATGAGGTTTTTGTACCTGGGCATGTCTTTAACTCAAGCTTctcacagacggcgccaatcGATGCTTGCAGTTTTAGAACGAGACCAATGGTCTTGGATCTCGAGGATGGACTTGGGTTTGATTAAGCAAAAGAACTTGAAAAAtaggacctgcaaaacaacatgttagcactccgacgcccaagttagtTCTGAATTTAGGAATaagtaattatagaaataaatcataataagaaattaaaataaaaataagaatttcgtgaataaaatatgttaGAACACGAGTTTAGAGTTGCAGTAAGAGCAACAAAACAATTTTTAGATGCttcctgtatttatagaggggCGTCCCCCTTCATAGGGACTCTATACGTTACCTGCATTTCTAGAAAATGGCAATATACCTACGGATAAAGCATGGTTCTATCTTATCCTTGGCTTAATCCGTACATTTTTACTTAGAGGAGGATTCCTTATACGTGAGGACTCCTATTCTCATGGAATCCTTCTAGGTCAGGAGTTCTGAGCTTTGGGGACGTCCTCTTTCTCTTGGGTTGGATTTGAAAGGCAGGCTCGTAATCTGGCAAGCCTTCTACTGGGCTTCGCTCTTGGGCCGAGTTTGGTAATCTTCCTGTGGGTCGCCTTCATCATGGGCTGATGGGCTTTGTTTGGACTTTGTGACCTCTTCGGGACCAAGTACTTTTGAGCCATACACATCAAAATCGTAATGAGAGATTGAGATATAAGTAAGAAATTCTTGAGAAAATTATGTTTAGAATGCAAGTTGACAGCTACAACAAGAATAGAAAGAAATGGGGACTGTACCTGTATCTGTAGAGGGGGCGTCCCGCTTCGTTGGGACTCTACATACTACCTTTATTTTCGAAAATAGGGGCAAGATACATGTGGATATAACATGATTTAATCTTATCTTTAGTTGATCAACACACAACAACACGTCTTTACTTGGGAGAGGACTCCTCTTCTGCAGGAAGTCCTTTTAGATTAAGGAGTCTTGAGTCTTGGGGGCGCCTCCCTTCTCCTGGGCTGCTTTAACTAAGCATTGAAGGCGAGCCTGTGATTGGGCAAGCACTTTATTGGGCCCCCTTCTTTGGCCGAGCTTGAAAATCTTCTGGTGGGCTACCTTCCTTATGGCCTGATGGGCTTGGCTTGGGTTCATAACCTCTTTTGGGCCAAGTGTTCTTGGACCGCTCACATCAGTATCGAGTGATATTTTTGCACATAGTAATATTATAGTCTTTTGATGGTCAAATTGATCCTTTTAGCTCTTCCAGAGTTGAAAAAGACTTTtgattgttaaatattgagaCTTCAAGCTCTCATGTAGATGATGACGAAACAAAATCATCGCTTTAGCATAATTTTGCTCGGAAGCagtagttttttattttattatttctcctAATTTGCTACTTGCCAAATACATTTGATATTAAGGACCCATGATGGataatttattgcaaaaacATCAAGAGCAATGAAGTCCAATTTTTTGAGATTGACCATTAAACTACAAGAAGTTAATATGCACTTTTAGAATAATATTCGACCTATGTATTCAACCTATACATGTAAGTATAATCAAATGGTATTACACATgaatataaagtaaaagtaGCATAAAAGTATAACTAACAATAAGGAATATATAAGTTACTATGTAATTGAATCGAATTATTATGACATGCATAACtagaactaaatatatttaagtttggcttaaatcatataatattaaaaatggtaATTAAATGGTACTCatgtcaaatttattttgttaataattaaatgttattacatataaatgtgttagcaaaacatttaaaatacataaataggCATATGAAACAAAACTATGTAggtaaagtaaattaattacattaatttcaaGTTAGTCATATTAtaatcacaatatatattatgacatcaaaaaattatcatgaatcaattaaataaacaaagaagCTTCGGACTTGTTGATCAAGTCGTTATCTCAAAACACTTTAGGTGGTGAGAAAATCAAATGTTATACTTAACATCGCTTCAGAGATGATTgcaaataattgatataaagTAGTTTACCTACTGCTAGAGGTAATTTAACTCATTActtttttcaagaaacaatGATATTTTACAGAATACATCCACTTCAGGGAATTGTATGCCGACTTCTAGAGgcaatatgaatatataactaacttatttaacttctaaattttatataagctgataaattaattttctttctttttttcttgttttttttaatgtaatatattgatctctatattttactcttatttgtaataattatttgaaagcacaaaaaattattcattatatgaACTCAGGAACGACGTGCCACAACAActagtttataatatattttaaagcatgAAAGGATTTATTACGTACAGACGACATGCCACAAcaactttataaaaagaaaagtcccTCCATACTTATAAACGGCGGTTAATGACACCACCATACCAGTTTTCTATAATGTCAAAATGCCCTTCATGacaaaataactaacttattaatttttcaaaatgtacaTTAGTtgataattcttttgtttctttattttattaatgtaaatatattggtttatatattttactcttatttgtaatatattttaagatataaaaaattatttattatatgcacgcagGAACGACTTGCCACAACGGCTAGTATATTAAGGCAGAACACTTATTTGGcgtctttcctttttttggtttgcttttcttacatttaatttatttctttttaaattttcatctaacttctcattcttattattttttaatagttatttttttaaattttcttttatttttattattattttttataaatttaagtatataatacatataaaaatatatatatatacttattattttatatatattttattaaataataaaattttataaatattttattttaaacgatacttataaaaattatacacaagAAATCTATTACAAATGACTGATATTAAGaatgggtaaattgcaatttccttGCCTATGCTATGAAAAATAGGTAAATAGtcctcttataaaaaaatagcaattaagaatgaataaattgttatgttttcaaaaaaaagaataaggaataaattactatttaagATTGTAGataatttggtaattttaatacCACCGAGAATAAGTTAAACCCTGTTAAGAATAGAAGCTTtcgagcgagagagagagagcaaggGAATTGAAAGCAGAGTTGGTCGGCAGCTGCAGCACGAGTTCGATTTCGGGTTCGAGTTCTGCACTGATAGAGAGAGCAGGGAATTGAAAGCAGAGTTGGTCGGCAACTGCAGTACGATTTCGAGTTCGAGTTCTGCACTTCAAATTCAATGAGTACCACCCAATTTGCCATGGTTACTACCTTTTTACTTCTGTTACTGCTCATGTAcgattatgattttaattaaccTGCAACTGTTGCTGCTTCCCTTTCTTTTCATCTTTGTGGATTTCCATGTTTAGATGATATTTACACCACCTGTTCAATTGATCTTTACTTCTAGTaaaaattttgtcattttgatTGNNNNNNNNNNTGGCCTACCTTTCGCTGGTGTACCTTGGGAAGTTTGTCGTTCTTGGTCAGCCAAAgtgtttactttatttatcCCATGGAATCTTATGGCAAGGATTTTGAAAAAGTTGCAGACGGCTTTGAAACCTTTTAGACTGATGCACTCTGGTTGAGTGGCAACGTCTTGGAGGTAGCAAGATGAATCAAGGTTTCTTGGAGAAAGAGGCAAGAGGGATGACAATATTTCAGTTGCCTTTGCACATGCATAAACATGGCATTCATTGCTATGGAAAATTACTATGAAGCAAGAACAGAATGATAAAGTTACCAGATCTGGCTGAATGTTGGGGGGTGCATACTGGCCTAGAAGTTCTATGCATCTGAGAAGGATATGGTATAATAGGAACGATATCCTGTCAAAATGAGGAAACCTATCCCAGGTTTAGTGTAGGACCAAAGAGTTGTCCATGTAGAAAACAAGTGTTGTGTGATTTCATTGATGTGGTGAGTCTTGGGAGGAAATCACTAGCTGAGAATTGGTGGTGCGccaaatatcttataaagtCTGATTTTAAACGAAACACTCTATAATCCAAAAAATTCAGACTTCATAATCCAAATtacttctctttctcttcagCTTACTAGTTTCTATGATTTCCCTTCTTCTTTTGCCTTCTTTCGCTATATCAGCATATCAAGTGCATAGATTTCATTTAACCTACCTTCTTACCTTTTAAGtaatttgatttgttcacAGGACGCCCTCAGTGCTTCCTCACTGTAATGTAGGTTGCCTGTGCAAATCTTAAACATGACCAAAAATTGGAAGAGCAAAAGTGCTTTCATTACGCCTTGTTATTTATCTAGTACAGATGCATATTGTAGTACATGTCGAGTATGTATGAAACACACAAACTTTTCTCATAGAAAAATGTGAAGCACTAGCTTTGAGTTGCACTCCTATTATCAGAGCATGTAATCGAGATTGTATGGTAGCTTACCAGGTTCAAGACACTAAAAAGTTGACCCATGCCGCATTGTTAAGATCTTATCTATCCAAAGGAGCTTGTTTAGTGCTGTAGCATGACATTGAATGGAAATAATTGCTTTTGCTGCTGGGGCTTGGTAAATACATCTCTGGCAGCAACTTTGTATTCTAACTTTGGTGAAaacatatttgaaatttggttCTCCCTCTTGGTTGATTCTTATCTATAATAGCACATTTGCAGGTCGAGGAGTTGGCTTTTCTTGTTAAAGACAACATTCCTTGCAAGCATCTCATTTTGTCAATCGAACAGGTGTTAGTTAATTTTCTTCACAATGATACAAGGTAAGTTGGGTAAATTCCAGTAGACACAAGTTACTGCACAGTTCATATGTGAATCCAGCTACTTTAGCAGTTTGTAAGAAGATGGTTTCTATGACCCCTTTGAACTGAAAGAAACTATAATTTTCGACAATGTATAACCTTCTTAaattaaagggaaaaaaattcaCGTGCGTCATTGGTAGAATTTTCTTAGCAAGTCGTGTACTGCTTTACTCCCTGGTCCTCTCCCTCCAAACGGGAATCCACAATCATCAGAACCTTCAGGTTctgtcaataattatttattgttcaAGCTGTTGTGTTTCAACCAAGCATTTTGTGAGCAcctcatttttcaaaaacactTTACACTCCCCCATAATGGGATGAAACTGCTGacttttgaaagttttgttCTTTCTGCAGTTTGGCCAAAATGGTGCATGCATCTAGTACACTTGCTACTTCATACGTTTTACATGCAATGGTGCATTTGGCTAGATTTCTTTGACTTGACTTGAAGAGAACTTTTAAGtttcattcaaaaaatttagggGGTAAAAATGTTTTATGCAGTTTAAATGGGGTGCTTGAGCTGGAACCAATGAATCCTTATAACCGCTTGCTCATACATCGTCTTGCTGACATCTTTGGGTATTTTCTCTTCTAAGGTTCTTATGTTTGCAATGATATCCTTCtgtattttcaaaactttAAGCAGTAGAATGTTAAACTGTGACCACTCCACtatttttaaacatatataatgtTTGTGTTACAAGGATAGGTTTTCTCATCAGTCTGTTGGTGAAGGAGAGGACAGGCACTTAATCTTGGAGCGCTGTCCAGAGACATCAATGTACGTAAACTGTTGACaatcattctttatttggtaaaattacaacgacctctcctaaaatttgatataattacaaataccttatCGTTGTTGGAAAAGTTACCACTACGCCCCTGGTTTTAATGGCCGGCCATTAACTAGCCAGTTCGTTAATCTCCGTTAGATttccatctattttttgtgatgGACTGACCAAAAATACACTTTGtgaaatacttaaattttaaattttctaaaactttTTGTGGACtaattggataatatttttatgatttttttaaagtttttccATCCATCTCATCCaattcttcctcttcttcttctttttttctttttttagtttttcatttttttgagaaaagaaaaagatacaaGAAAGGTGAAATTGACAATCCCAAGTCTtcattcaagaattatataatttcatcaaatatcaggggGTTGGGGGGGTATTGGTAATTTCTGAACCAACAAGGGGGTATTCGTAGTATGCCAAATCTCGGGGGAGCTCAATGTAATTACCCTTCTTTATTTACACATACCTTAATTTGTGTTGGACCAGATTATGTTgttgttttcagaattttttgctttttaaatttgtttattggGTTAATATGATTTGGCATTCAATAAAGACCGTTCTCTCATTTTGATGTCTGAATTCGGAAATGACATTGATTGGATAACCTTTTGAATTCTTATCTTCCactttattcaattaaattgcaGACCTCCCATCCTTGTGACTGATTTATTGTGGCAGTCTGGTGAGATGCAGTCTCCAGTATCTTTTGATGTATTAAGCCGAGAGAAAGTTATACCAGGTGAGGTATAGCCTCCAGGACAGCAAAAGTTAAGAAATTTTCCTTGATAAAAGTACCCTTTCCGTTTGATTGAtactgtttttaatttttgttgtatgGAATATATCAATTTGCTTAAATTAGATCTAAAGACACCATTCAATGGGTGCAAGCTGTTGGATTTTAAATAAGTGGAGCAGCATTCCTGGTGAGGCTTCCAATAATCAGCAATAATTTATGCTTATACACCACCTTATTGGTTATGGAAGAGAGACTAAGAGGAGATATGGCGTAACTTAGACAACTTTATTTGGGCACATAATGCAATTAATGCCCTCAGTTTCTATCATTGATTCTTATTATGTATCAGTGGAATTGATCAAGTCATAATGCGTAAGTGGATAATCATTTCCTCGAAGAATAACATGGTAAAGGATGAAGTGGCTACTCCCATCTTTCCTTAAATTGCGAGCTGATTGTGACATCTAAGTTTGGGTTTTTAGTTTTCATGGTAACCTGGCACTCAACACAGTATTGAGATGAAGTTTGAGAAGTGTGCATGCTTGTTAATGGATATCTCCTTAGATCATGCAAACCTCTTTAATAATCAAAGTGCATTGAAAACAAGCTACGCTAAATGGAAATTTCGAAGGACAAAGGGAACAACGAGAAGAGATGCTTTTGCTCTGAAATACTCAATCTGAAAGCTTCCATATACTTTGTAATACGTTATATAGTATGTCTGACACATTCTTTCTGTCTCGTTTCTAATTTTCTGAGGTGGTTATATGATTTATATTGGATTAGAACTCCCTTAGTGCTTATTGATTTTCCGGACTTAGAATCCATTGCTTCAGTAATGCACTGTCGTTTGCTCTGCATTATTTTCATTGCCTGAAGAAGTCTGTTTCCATGGTTCTCTAGGCCAGAGGGATAATTCTGCAAGGGAATGTTCACTGGAGGAGAGAGAGACAACTTATCTTGCTGCACGGCAGAGAATCTTTTCGGCAGaattatatcaaactgaaCTGGTAAAGCAGAGGCCAAGAAATGACCCTGTTGTTGCCCGTCGTATGATAACTCGTGCGCTTGGCAAAACCAATAAGGTGGTCTGTCATGAGTTCAGTTCAAGTGATACTAAGGAATATGGACCGACAGCAAAAGATTGGAACATTCAACAAGTGGATGAGGCGACCATCTGTTCTAGCAACAAATTGGAGAGGAAGTCCCTGTCTACCAAACATCCAATAACATGTACATTGTCAGAAGTCCACAAATCCAATGGATCTGAATTATCTTCCTTGAGTAAGGAAGCCAAGCAGAAAAACGTAGTACCATCCAAGGGAGGTCCTGCATCAGAGCGAAAGGAGAATAGCATTGACGAAAACCATTTGCGAAAGGAACATATGGGCGCTGCAAAAAGGTTGTTTGCTAATGCCTTGAGAATACATCAAAGAGATATCAATCAATCCAAGTGCAACATAACAAAGAAAActgatatttgaatttgagaatTCAACTTTAAGGACCATCCGTTGTCGCCTGTAGTGGTGTTTGTCTGGTATTTGTGGCAGAGAGACaagtattgaa
This region of Sesamum indicum cultivar Zhongzhi No. 13 linkage group LG4, S_indicum_v1.0, whole genome shotgun sequence genomic DNA includes:
- the LOC105161261 gene encoding uncharacterized protein LOC105161261 isoform X2: MSTTQFAMVEELAFLVKDNIPCKHLILSIEQVLVNFLHNDTRFSHQSVGEGEDRHLILERCPETSIPPILVTDLLWQSGEMQSPVSFDVLSREKVIPGQRDNSARECSLEERETTYLAARQRIFSAELYQTELVKQRPRNDPVVARRMITRALGKTNKVVCHEFSSSDTKEYGPTAKDWNIQQVDEATICSSNKLERKSLSTKHPITCTLSEVHKSNGSELSSLSKEAKQKNVVPSKGGPASERKENSIDENHLRKEHMGAAKRLFANALRIHQRDINQSKCNITKKTDI
- the LOC105161261 gene encoding R3H domain-containing protein 2 isoform X1, encoding MSTTQFAMVEELAFLVKDNIPCKHLILSIEQVLVNFLHNDTSLNGVLELEPMNPYNRLLIHRLADIFGFSHQSVGEGEDRHLILERCPETSIPPILVTDLLWQSGEMQSPVSFDVLSREKVIPGQRDNSARECSLEERETTYLAARQRIFSAELYQTELVKQRPRNDPVVARRMITRALGKTNKVVCHEFSSSDTKEYGPTAKDWNIQQVDEATICSSNKLERKSLSTKHPITCTLSEVHKSNGSELSSLSKEAKQKNVVPSKGGPASERKENSIDENHLRKEHMGAAKRLFANALRIHQRDINQSKCNITKKTDI